From one Humulus lupulus chromosome 8, drHumLupu1.1, whole genome shotgun sequence genomic stretch:
- the LOC133798764 gene encoding uncharacterized protein LOC133798764 isoform X4 — MEEKDEPKTSLFPLLSQVSDSTPSQPHWLCNSSFTADLSLVKDAVSSHLESLSEEDDDPAPAPVPAPARVYQTLDSDDEDLDRVDEKNKSKKKKKKKRKKRRSPELDEIGSLRRSKVRPWSSSDPKPSNSKPYFFDSKGDPDNLVFGSLYRMDVARYKPYALLGLSGLDFRGWNRMRSALDVDALDNKLRSSGRYWSTKYMAVESQKSLKRLRIVVPKTESFPETVADGDFIPLSDVALQTTEESWEDEFLRKTREFNKMTRERPHDEKAWLEFSEFQDKVAAMQSQKGARLQTLEKKISILEKAVELNPDNEQLLLCLLKAYRSRDSIDVLIGRFEKILVENSGNYKLWKEFLGLFQGEFSSFKVSEMRKMYSNAIQALSAACSRHSKQVYHAAKSFSLDSAQVQLELGLVDIFLSLCRFEWQAGYQELATALFQAEIEYSLFCPSLLLTEQSKQRLFQHFWDSDGARVGEDGAFGWSTWLEKEEENRQRVLKEEASTDVEEEGGWTGWSEPFAKNKISGGNSDSVAKDDIVGEELQSELEDEDTKLEDDTEVLLKKLGIDIDVASSDEVKDVSTWTRWSKEELSRDSDQWMPLRTKFGVAALRADDTANAEADEQLVRVIMYEDVNEFLFSLSSFEARLSLLLQLINFFGGKISHWICTNDLSWIESTLSLEELSESLLQTLGKVDNSSKLENSIGNSSLESLLGSSDDITRRTGMMKFLRNVTLLCLTAFPRNYIVEEAALVTEELYVTKMNSDSSSVTPCRAMAKRLLKNDRQDVLLCGVYARREAFYGNIDHARRVFDMALSSIEGLPLELQFNKPLIYFWYVETELANNSYESSFRAVHILSCLGSSETYGPFKGQSSSVQLLRAHQGFKEKIRTVKSAWVLGAIDDQSISLLCSAALFEELTSGWRAGIEVLDQAFAMVLPERRSHTYQIEFLFKFYVKMLQRHLDQLSPSKCWEFICEGLQIFPSNPELCSALVHIGNLYTTPNKLRRMFDEFNQNMNNLRLSKRSFPFCS, encoded by the exons ATGGAAGAGAAAGACGAACCCAAAACCTCACTTTTCCCTCTTCTCTCCCAAGTCTCAGATTCCACTCCATCTCAACCTCACTGGCTCTGCAATTCCAGCTTCACAGCCGACCTTTCCCTCGTCAAAGACGCCGTTTCATCTCATTTAGAATCATTGTCTGAAGAAGATGACGACCCTGCTCCTGCCCCTGTTCCCGCTCCCGCGCGTGTATATCAAACGCTGGACTCCGATGACGAAGATTTGGATAGAGTCGACGAGAAGAATAAgagtaagaagaagaagaagaagaagaggaagaagcgACGGTCCCCTGAGTTGGACGAAATCGGGAGTTTAAGGAGGTCCAAAGTCCGGCCATGGAGTAGCTCCGACCCCAAGCCCTCCAATTCCAAACCCTATTTCTTCGATTCTAAAGGCGACCCTGACAATTTGGTCTTCGGCTCTCTTTACAG AATGGATGTTGCTCGCTACAAGCCTTATGCTCTTCTAGGCTTGTCTGGACTTGATTTTCGAGGATGGAATCGAATGCGTTCTGCATTGGATGTGGATGCGTTGGACAACAAATTAAGGTCTAGTGGTCGTTATTGGTCTACAAAATATATGGCCGTGGAGTCTCAGAAGAGCTTAAAACGTCTTCGCATTGTTGTTCCCAAAACCGAAAGTTTCCCAGAAACGGTTGCGGATGGTGATTTCATTCCTTTATCAGATGTTGCTCTTCAAACTACTGAAGAATCGTGGGAAGATGAATTCCTACGTAAGACTAGGGAGTTCAACAAAATGACTAGGGAGCGACCCCATGATGAAAAAGCGTGGTTAGAATTTTCAGAGTTCCAAGATAAAGTGGCTGCTATGCAATCCCAGAAAGGTGCTCGCTTACAGACTCTTGAAAAGAAGATAAGCATATTGGAGAAGGCAGTTGAGCTTAACCCAGATAATGAACAACTACTGCTGTGTCTTCTTAAGGCTTATCGGAGCAGAGATAGCATTGATGTATTAATTGGTAGGTTTGAGAAGATACTTGTGGAGAATTCAGGAAATTATAAGCTTTGGAAAGAGTTCTTGGGATTGTTTCAAGGGGAGTTCTCTAGTTTCAAGGTCTCAGAGATGAGAAAGATGTACTCAAACGCAATACAAGCTCTCTCTGCTGCATGCAGTAGACACTCTAAGCAG GTTTATCATGCAGCTAAATCTTTTTCCCTGGATTCTGCTCAAGTTCAATTAGAACTTGGTCTTGTGGATATATTTCTCAGCCTTTGCAGGTTTGAGTGGCAAGCCGGTTATCAAGAGTTGGCCACTGCTTTATTTCAGGCTGAAATTGAATATAGTTTGTTTTGTCCTTCTTTACTTCTTACGGAGCAGAGTAAACAGAGACTCTTTCAGCACTTTTGGGATAGTGATGGTGCAAGAGTAGGAGAAGATGGTGCCTTTGGTTGGTCAACATGGTTGGAGAAAGAGGAAGAAAATAGACAAAGGGTTCTCAAAGAAGAGGCTTCAACTGATGTGGAGGAAGAAGGTGGTTGGACAGGTTGGTCAGAACCATTTGCCAAAAATAAGATTTCTGGTGGAAATTCGGACAGTGTGGCCAAAGATGATATTGTAGGTGAGGAACTTCAATCGGAATTAGAAGATGAAGACACAAAGCTGGAAGATGATACTGAAGTTTTGTTAAAGAAGCTAGGCATTGACATTGATGTTGCATCTAGTGATGAAGTTAAGGACGTCTCAACTTGGACCAGATGGTCAAAAGAAGAGCTTTCAAGAGATAGTGATCAATGGATGCCTCTACGCACAAAATTTGGAG TTGCAGCCCTGCGAGCTGATGATACAGCAAATGCAGAAGCAGATGAGCAACTTGTGAGAGTAATAATGTATGAAGACGTCAATGAGTTCCTCTTTTCTTTGAGCTCATTTGAGGCCCGCTTGTCACTTTTGCTCCAGTTGATCAATTTTTTTGGTGGTAAAATATCTCATTG GATTTGCACAAATGATTTAAGTTGGATTGAGAGCACCCTTAGCCTGGAAGAATTATCAGAATCTTTATTACAGACTTTGGGAAAGGTCGACAATTCAAGCAAACTTGAAAACAGTATCGGTAATTCTAGTTTGGAATCTCTTTTGGGAAGTTCCGATGACATTACTAGGAGGACTGGCATGATGAAATTTCTCCGTAATGTTACCCTACTTTGCTTAACTGCTTTTCCGCGTAATTACATTGTAGAGGAGGCAGCTTTAGTTACCGAAGAGCTATATGTCACAAAAATGAATTCTGATAGTTCTTCAGTTACCCCATGCCGAGCAATGGCAAAACGTCTTTTAAAAAATGATCGGCAG GATGTATTATTATGTGGAGTTTATGCACGAAGAGAAGCTTTTTATGGTAACATTGATCATGCCAGAAGAGTATTTGATATGGCATTGTCGTCTATTGAAGGACTCCCTTTG GAATTACAGTTTAATAAACCCCTTATATACTTCTGGTATGTGGAGACAGAGCTTGCCAATAATAGTTATGAATCATCATTTCGAGCAGTACATATACTTTCCTGTTTAGGTAGCAGTGAAACTTATGGTCCATTTAAAGGTCAATCGTCAAGTGTGCAATTGCTGAGAGCACACCAAGGCTTCAAAGAGAAAATAAGAACAGTGAAATCGGCATGGGTGCTTGGTGCTATAGATGATCAATCTATTTCTCTTTTATGCTCAGCAGCGTTGTTTGAAGAATTAACTTCTGGTTGGAGAGCAGGTATTGAAGTTTTGGATCAGGCTTTTGCAATGGTGCTTCCAG